A genomic window from Agreia sp. COWG includes:
- the ftsW gene encoding putative lipid II flippase FtsW, translating to MFLMLFGLVMVLSASSVSSYAGSQGSFGVFWRQAIFAIVGVPLMLIMSQTPVRVWRRFAWLPLVVGILLQILVLYTPLGIEAGGNRNWIGIGGFNAQPSELIKLGLVAWLAVILSKKEPYLGRFSHVLIPALPVAALGIFVVLLGGDMGTAMIMSALVFGALFFAGIKFRMLVIPVIIALVLTVLIVLTRSSRIERIENFLGIGSGDQTGLSYQNQHADWAMAAGGVFGVGLGNSKAKWLWLPAADNDFIFAIIGEELGLVGAVVVLALFVVLAISFLRIVRSSTDLFSRVVTGSVMVWVIGQAFVNVAVVLQVLPVLGVPLPLISSGGSALVTTLLAIGLVLSIARQKPDSSLPQKVGQLS from the coding sequence ATGTTCCTGATGCTCTTCGGGCTGGTCATGGTGCTGTCAGCCAGCTCGGTCTCCTCGTATGCGGGATCTCAGGGCTCGTTCGGAGTGTTCTGGAGGCAGGCGATCTTCGCGATCGTCGGAGTTCCGCTCATGCTGATCATGTCTCAGACGCCGGTACGAGTGTGGCGCCGCTTCGCGTGGCTGCCGCTCGTCGTCGGGATCCTTCTTCAAATCCTGGTGCTCTATACGCCCCTGGGCATCGAGGCAGGAGGTAACCGCAACTGGATCGGCATCGGCGGCTTCAATGCACAACCGTCGGAACTCATCAAGCTCGGACTCGTGGCCTGGTTGGCTGTCATTCTCTCTAAGAAAGAGCCTTACCTCGGCCGGTTCAGCCACGTGCTCATCCCCGCTCTCCCCGTAGCCGCACTCGGAATCTTCGTCGTCCTTCTCGGCGGTGACATGGGAACGGCCATGATCATGTCCGCTCTGGTGTTCGGGGCCCTCTTCTTCGCCGGCATCAAGTTCCGTATGCTCGTGATCCCGGTGATCATCGCGCTCGTTCTGACCGTGCTCATCGTTCTCACCCGGTCGTCACGAATCGAACGGATCGAGAACTTTCTCGGTATCGGCTCGGGAGACCAGACCGGACTGAGCTATCAGAATCAGCACGCCGACTGGGCGATGGCCGCCGGGGGCGTCTTCGGCGTCGGCCTCGGCAACAGTAAAGCCAAGTGGCTGTGGTTGCCCGCCGCCGACAACGACTTCATCTTCGCGATCATCGGCGAGGAACTCGGCCTCGTGGGCGCGGTCGTCGTGCTCGCGCTCTTCGTCGTGTTGGCCATTTCGTTCCTGCGCATCGTGCGCTCGTCGACCGATCTGTTCTCCCGGGTGGTGACCGGCAGTGTCATGGTCTGGGTGATCGGACAGGCTTTCGTGAACGTCGCCGTCGTGTTGCAGGTGCTTCCCGTGCTCGGCGTGCCGCTGCCCCTGATCTCGTCGGGCGGCTCCGCGCTGGTGACAACGCTCTTGGCCATAGGTCTCGTTCTCTCTATCGCGCGCCAGAAGCCCGACTCATCGCTTCCCCAGAAGGTCGGTCAGCTGTCGTGA
- a CDS encoding glycosyltransferase, with protein MTTYLLAGGGTAGHVNPLLATADELRRRDPAATIIVLGTAEGLEARLVPLRGYELVTIARLPFPRRPGRAALGFLPRFRSTIAGVADLIVKRNIDVVVGFGGYAAAPAYLAARRTRVPVVIHEANARPGLANRLGARVTPFVAVVFEGTPLPHAVLTGLPLRREIAQLDLDALRPEALTMFGLDPLRPVLLITGGSLGAQRLNHTVRDSFAHVIQAGWQILHIWGDKDDLVDPNVDGYVVLRYCDRMDLAFAAARLVVARAGAATVSELAVLGLPSVLVPYAVGNGEQRVNAHDLVSAGGAILVDDDAFTPEYVRGPLIALLRDSERIAAMADSSGHVGIADGEARLADLIQRALPRA; from the coding sequence GTGACCACCTACCTCCTGGCCGGAGGGGGAACGGCGGGACACGTCAACCCGCTGCTCGCGACGGCCGACGAGCTCCGGCGTCGCGATCCCGCCGCGACCATCATCGTGCTCGGCACGGCGGAAGGTCTCGAGGCACGCCTCGTTCCCCTGAGAGGCTACGAGCTGGTCACCATTGCACGACTGCCGTTCCCCCGGCGTCCGGGACGGGCTGCACTCGGCTTCCTTCCACGATTTCGCTCCACGATCGCCGGAGTCGCCGATCTCATCGTGAAGAGAAATATCGATGTCGTCGTCGGCTTCGGAGGCTACGCAGCGGCACCCGCCTATCTCGCGGCACGCCGTACCCGCGTCCCTGTGGTCATCCACGAGGCCAATGCGCGGCCTGGGCTGGCGAACCGACTCGGGGCGCGGGTGACTCCGTTCGTGGCAGTCGTCTTCGAGGGAACGCCACTTCCACATGCCGTGCTCACCGGCCTGCCTCTGCGTCGGGAGATCGCGCAGCTAGACCTCGATGCGCTCAGACCGGAGGCGTTGACGATGTTCGGTCTCGATCCGCTCCGGCCGGTTCTTCTGATCACCGGGGGATCGCTCGGCGCCCAGCGGCTGAACCACACCGTGCGGGACTCGTTCGCACACGTCATCCAGGCCGGGTGGCAGATTTTGCACATCTGGGGCGACAAAGACGACCTCGTCGACCCGAATGTCGACGGCTACGTGGTTCTGCGTTACTGCGACCGCATGGACCTCGCTTTCGCAGCGGCGCGGCTCGTGGTCGCGCGCGCCGGGGCGGCAACGGTATCGGAGCTGGCGGTTCTGGGTCTTCCCAGCGTCCTCGTTCCGTATGCGGTCGGAAATGGCGAGCAGAGGGTCAACGCCCACGATCTCGTTTCGGCGGGCGGGGCGATCCTCGTCGACGACGACGCCTTCACCCCCGAGTATGTTCGCGGCCCGTTGATCGCGCTGCTGCGCGACTCGGAGCGGATTGCGGCGATGGCCGACTCGAGTGGGCACGTGGGAATCGCCGATGGAGAGGCCAGGCTCGCCGATCTGATCCAACGGGCCCTGCCGAGAGCGTAG
- the murC gene encoding UDP-N-acetylmuramate--L-alanine ligase, translating to MIKPDLSQQLPADLGAVHFVGIGGSGMSGIARLLLHAGVRVSGSDAKESKSTRSLRELGATVTIGHDAGNVGDADTLVVTSALWPDNPEYLLAKERGIPVLHRSQALAWVAARHRLVAVAGAHGKTTSTGMIVTGLIELGQDPSYVNGGVISALGTSSASGSGELFVLEADESDGSFLLYDKAVALITNVDPDHLDHYGSVRAVEDAFVRFADEARELVVISSDDAGAGRVLERLSAKRILTFGESTASDVRLHSVVTGEQLTFSVRYLGVDYAGVLEVPGHHNALNAAGAFAVLVGLGFEPARVLDAVGRFGGTGRRFELHDTVHGVSVYDDYAHHPTEVAAALTAARTVVGEGRIIAVHQPHLYSRTQLMAGEFAETLERTADFTVVLDVCGAREDPVPGVTGALVSERFVDPNAVRYVADWQEAADFTASIAREGDYVITLGCGDVNLLVPQLLEALSRAHSAPTT from the coding sequence GTGATCAAGCCAGACCTCAGCCAGCAGCTACCCGCAGACCTGGGCGCGGTGCATTTTGTCGGCATCGGAGGCTCGGGTATGAGTGGCATCGCCCGGCTCCTCCTTCATGCCGGAGTGAGGGTGTCCGGCTCCGACGCCAAGGAGTCGAAGAGCACGCGCTCACTGCGGGAGCTCGGCGCCACGGTCACGATCGGCCATGACGCAGGGAACGTGGGCGATGCCGACACCCTCGTCGTGACGAGCGCCCTGTGGCCCGACAACCCCGAGTACCTTCTCGCCAAGGAGCGGGGCATTCCTGTTTTGCACCGCTCACAGGCTCTGGCCTGGGTCGCCGCACGCCACCGGCTCGTCGCCGTCGCCGGGGCTCATGGCAAGACGACATCCACCGGAATGATCGTGACCGGCCTGATCGAGCTGGGTCAGGATCCCAGCTACGTGAATGGGGGAGTCATCTCCGCCCTCGGCACGAGCTCGGCCAGCGGTTCAGGTGAGCTCTTCGTCCTCGAGGCCGACGAGTCGGACGGCTCGTTCCTCCTCTACGACAAGGCGGTCGCCCTCATCACGAACGTCGACCCCGACCACCTCGACCACTATGGTTCGGTGCGCGCGGTGGAGGACGCGTTCGTGCGTTTTGCTGACGAGGCTCGCGAGCTGGTGGTCATCTCCTCCGATGACGCCGGCGCCGGCCGCGTTCTCGAGAGGCTCTCCGCCAAGCGGATCCTCACCTTCGGAGAGAGCACGGCCTCTGATGTGCGTCTCCACTCCGTCGTGACCGGTGAGCAGCTCACCTTCTCGGTGCGCTATCTCGGCGTGGACTACGCCGGTGTCCTCGAGGTGCCGGGCCACCACAATGCCCTGAACGCGGCAGGTGCCTTCGCCGTGCTCGTCGGGCTGGGTTTCGAGCCGGCCCGGGTGCTGGATGCTGTGGGTCGATTCGGCGGCACGGGTCGCCGTTTCGAACTCCACGACACGGTGCACGGCGTGAGCGTCTACGACGACTACGCGCACCACCCTACGGAGGTCGCCGCCGCCCTGACCGCGGCCCGCACCGTCGTGGGGGAGGGGCGCATCATCGCGGTGCACCAGCCGCACCTGTATTCACGCACCCAGCTCATGGCGGGCGAGTTCGCCGAGACCCTCGAGCGCACGGCGGACTTCACGGTCGTGCTCGACGTGTGCGGTGCCAGAGAGGACCCCGTTCCGGGAGTGACAGGTGCCCTCGTATCCGAGCGGTTCGTCGACCCCAACGCTGTGCGCTACGTCGCGGACTGGCAGGAGGCAGCAGACTTCACGGCCTCCATCGCCAGAGAGGGCGACTACGTCATCACACTCGGCTGCGGCGACGTCAATCTGCTCGTACCTCAACTGCTCGAAGCGCTGTCTCGCGCACACTCGGCACCGACGACATGA
- a CDS encoding FtsQ-type POTRA domain-containing protein, with translation MSRRLRGRPARSRASSGSAIDEAATEPIPVVTAGIVSADADATRPVSDRPSGDASFAPVSPLQPLPEASDPEADSRAEPKPWWLTRRPDPAVQDSAEADKTLARAEKNRRRYERAEARRFTQTARTRRKRLLIGAASTVAVVLLLVLTAYSPLLAVRTITVEGASRVDAGAVSEALGDQLGRPLTLVDFDEVRKTLATFPLIQSYVTEAQPPSTLVVRIVERRPVVVVAANGAFDLVDPAGVVVETSPARPPGYPTIDVQATPINSAGFAAATQVLLALTPEFLAQVDSVSAATPDSVTLALTNGQRVVWGSAEDSALKARILASMISNPAIPNVSEFDVSSPEAPITK, from the coding sequence GTGAGTCGCAGACTCCGCGGGCGGCCGGCCCGTTCACGTGCGTCCTCGGGGAGCGCGATCGATGAAGCCGCCACCGAGCCGATACCGGTCGTGACGGCCGGTATCGTCTCCGCCGATGCCGATGCCACACGGCCCGTGAGCGACAGGCCGTCAGGCGACGCATCTTTCGCTCCCGTCTCGCCGTTGCAGCCACTGCCGGAAGCGTCTGATCCGGAGGCGGATTCGCGAGCGGAGCCCAAGCCGTGGTGGCTGACCCGCCGCCCCGATCCAGCCGTCCAGGACTCGGCGGAGGCGGATAAGACGCTCGCGCGAGCAGAGAAGAATCGACGCCGATACGAGCGTGCAGAGGCTCGTCGATTCACCCAGACCGCCCGAACTCGCAGAAAGCGGCTGCTCATCGGTGCGGCGAGCACGGTCGCCGTCGTTCTTCTTCTCGTGCTCACCGCGTACTCGCCACTCCTCGCCGTGCGCACGATCACGGTGGAGGGCGCATCGAGGGTCGACGCGGGTGCGGTTTCCGAGGCCCTCGGCGATCAACTGGGTCGACCGCTCACCCTGGTCGACTTCGACGAGGTGCGAAAGACGTTGGCGACGTTCCCGCTTATTCAGAGCTACGTGACCGAGGCCCAGCCTCCCAGCACCCTCGTTGTGCGAATCGTGGAACGGCGGCCCGTCGTCGTGGTGGCGGCGAATGGCGCATTCGATCTCGTCGATCCAGCGGGAGTGGTCGTCGAGACCTCGCCCGCGCGGCCGCCCGGGTACCCCACGATCGATGTGCAGGCGACCCCCATCAATTCAGCGGGGTTCGCGGCGGCGACACAGGTTCTCCTCGCCCTCACCCCGGAGTTCCTCGCCCAGGTGGACTCGGTCAGCGCGGCAACACCGGACTCCGTCACCCTCGCGCTCACGAATGGCCAGCGCGTGGTGTGGGGGAGCGCGGAGGACTCGGCGTTGAAGGCCCGCATCCTTGCCAGCATGATCTCCAACCCTGCCATTCCCAACGTGAGTGAGTTCGATGTGTCGAGCCCGGAGGCTCCGATCACGAAGTGA
- the ftsZ gene encoding cell division protein FtsZ: MTTNQNYLAVIKVVGIGGGGVNAVNRMIELGLRGVEFIAINTDAQALLMSDADVKLDVGRELTRGLGAGADPEVGRRAAEDHAEEIEEALAGADMVFVTAGEGGGTGTGGAPVVARIAKSIGALTIGVVTKPFGFEGKRRAAQAEDGVATLKNEVDTLIVVPNDRLLEISDRGISMLEAFSTADQVLLAGVQGITDLITTPGLINLDFADVKSVMQGAGSALMGIGSSRGADRAIKAAELAVASPLLEASIEGAHGVLLSIQGGSNLGIFEINDAAKLVQDAVHPEANIIFGAVIDDTLGDEVRVTVIAAGFDGGDANEQRRGSFVASVDEKDPYGAGGSAISTLASSRHAEEPAEVPAWSQTGEHHLTGAVAFDPASEDDDTDLDVPDFLK; the protein is encoded by the coding sequence GTGACAACCAACCAGAACTATCTCGCAGTCATCAAAGTTGTCGGCATCGGCGGCGGTGGAGTAAACGCCGTCAACCGAATGATCGAACTTGGACTGCGCGGGGTGGAGTTCATCGCGATCAACACGGATGCTCAGGCCCTGCTGATGAGCGACGCAGACGTCAAGCTCGACGTCGGACGCGAGCTGACACGTGGTCTCGGTGCCGGCGCGGACCCCGAGGTTGGGCGGCGCGCGGCCGAAGATCACGCTGAGGAGATCGAGGAGGCCCTTGCCGGCGCCGACATGGTCTTCGTGACCGCCGGTGAGGGCGGCGGCACCGGAACCGGTGGCGCGCCCGTCGTCGCGCGCATCGCCAAGTCGATTGGCGCCCTCACCATCGGTGTCGTCACCAAGCCGTTCGGCTTCGAAGGAAAGCGCCGTGCCGCACAGGCCGAAGACGGCGTCGCCACGCTGAAGAACGAGGTCGACACTCTTATCGTCGTGCCGAACGACCGCCTCCTTGAGATCAGCGACCGTGGCATCAGCATGCTCGAGGCATTCTCGACCGCCGACCAGGTGTTGCTCGCCGGCGTCCAGGGCATCACCGACCTCATCACGACTCCCGGTCTGATCAACCTCGACTTCGCCGATGTGAAGAGCGTCATGCAGGGTGCGGGTTCGGCCCTCATGGGCATCGGCTCCTCGCGCGGGGCGGACCGGGCAATCAAGGCCGCGGAACTGGCCGTCGCGTCACCCCTGCTGGAGGCCAGCATCGAGGGTGCGCACGGCGTTCTTCTCTCGATTCAGGGCGGATCGAACCTGGGTATCTTCGAGATCAACGATGCCGCGAAGCTCGTCCAGGACGCCGTCCACCCCGAGGCGAACATCATTTTCGGTGCGGTCATCGATGACACCCTGGGCGACGAGGTACGGGTCACCGTCATCGCGGCCGGCTTCGACGGCGGAGACGCCAACGAGCAGCGCCGCGGCAGCTTCGTGGCATCTGTGGATGAGAAGGACCCCTATGGGGCAGGTGGTTCGGCGATCTCGACACTCGCCTCGTCACGGCATGCTGAAGAGCCTGCAGAGGTACCCGCCTGGTCGCAGACCGGAGAGCATCACCTCACCGGAGCGGTGGCTTTCGATCCCGCCTCGGAGGACGACGACACCGACCTGGACGTTCCCGACTTCCTCAAGTGA